A genomic stretch from Canis lupus familiaris isolate Mischka breed German Shepherd chromosome 17, alternate assembly UU_Cfam_GSD_1.0, whole genome shotgun sequence includes:
- the LOC106559895 gene encoding 60S ribosomal protein L32-like produces MAILRPLVQPKIIKKRIKKFIRHQSDRYIKIKRNWRKPRGTDNRVCGRFKGQILMPNIGYGSNKKTKHMLPSGFWKFLVHNVKELEVLLIGNKSYYAEIAYNVSSKNHKVIVERTAQLAIRFTNPNARLRGEENE; encoded by the coding sequence ATGGCTATCCTCAGACCTCTGGTACAGCCCAAGATCATTAAAAAGAGGATCAAGAAGTTCATCCGGCACCAGTCAGACAGATATATCAAAATTAAGCGCAACTGGCGGAAACCCAGAGGCACTGACAACAGGGTATGTGGAAGATTCAAGGGCCAGATCTTGATGCCCAACATTGGTTATgggagcaacaagaaaacaaagcacatgcTGCCCAGTGGCTTCTGGAAGTTCCTAGTCCAcaatgtcaaggagcttgaaGTGCTGCTGATAGGCAACAAATCTTATTATGCAGAGATTGCTTACAATGTATCCTCCAAGAACCATAAAGTTATTGTGGAAAGGACAGCCCAGCTGGCCATCAGATTCACCAATCCCAATGCCAGGCTGCgtggggaagaaaatgaatag